tcattttgtattatatatatatatatatatacatagacacACACTGTGGTCAGAAAGCAAACACTCTAGATGACGAGTGCATGTATCTTTTTTGATTAAAGCAAATTTTATAGCAAAGTACTATAATACTGATTTTTATTATCAAAAAATAGGTATTATTTATCAATAAGAAAATAAGCTGGTCCGTTAGTTACTGTGATGAAGTAAATATAGCTCCTGTCGCTCAGCCCTGATACATCGAAAGTATCCAGCGGTTTATatctgtatgtatgtttgtatgtatgtatgtatgtatgtatgtatgtatgtatgtatgtatgtatgtatgtatgtttgtatgtttgcatgtatgtatgtttgtatgtatgtatgtatgtatgtatgtatgtatgtatgtttgtatgtatgtttgtatgtttgcatgtatgtttgtttgtatgtatgtatgtatgtatgtatgtttgtatgtatgtttgtatgtttgcatgtatgtatgtttgtttgtatgtatgtatgtatgtatgtatgtttgtatgtttgtatgtatgggTATATAATTACAGGCAGGCTGCCGCTGACGTCACAGTCAGTTCCAGTGACGCGCTCTGGCTAATGGTCTGTAAAGGTCAGGTTGTGATTGGTCAGTCTGAAACTGCAGAGTCAGCCAGCCAGTCACAGCAACTTCATTCGgcttaataattaatattaataaagacAACAAACGGAGAGTCGGGGGGTGGGGACCTGCCATGTCTAGCACACTCTTGTATTCCCCCGTCCTGGTAATGTTTCTGGGTCAGTTGCATTGACTCTCACACTGTGTATATTTCAGCACAGTAATTCAAGTTCCAAGGGCTGCAGGCATTACTAAAATAGGTTTTACCCAGAGGATAATGACACAGAGAgtttaaaataatactaatactactgctaataataataatgataataatacagattattattattattaattaatcagactcccgttgcataacGGTTTTAatccgttcctggtttcactgtgagtttcaagcttgtattaaaacctggagtgggtgaaactgctatgcaataggagtcttatctccacccctataaacacacacacacacagacacacatcagggaggggaatcagactcctgttgcacagcagtgtcacccagtccaggttttactaccagcttgatcagccccacagtgtgtctaggtaacaagctcagggaaACCTTTAGAAGGGTGACTCCAGTTTCTGCCCTCTTTGTGACtctgttgcccccccccccccccccctccccagttgCTCAGCAGACTGTCCAGTTTGAGGAGGGTGTGGGCGGTGGATCGAGGTCCTTTCAGCTGACATTGTGACCCCCATCGCGGTGAGTGACCACTGACCACTGCTtgaccacacctctctgtgctttacaatgcttccctatgctttaccacacctctctgtgctttacaatgcttccctatgctttaccacacctctctgtgctttacaatgcttccctatgctttaccagacctctctgtgctttacaatgcttccctatgctttaccagacctctctgtgctttacaatgcttccctatgctttaccagacctctctgtgctttacaatgctcccctatgctttaccagacctctctgtgctttacaatgcttctctgtgctttacaatgcttctctgtgctttaccaaacctctctgtgctttacaatgcttccctatgctttaccagacctctctgtgctttacaatgcttccctatgctttaccagacctctctgtgctttacaatgcttccctatgctttaccagacctctctgtgctttacaatgcttctctatgctttaccacacctctctgtgctttacaatgcttccctatgctttaccagacctctctgtgctttacaatgcttccctatgctttaccagacctctctgtgctttacaatgcttccctgtgctttaccatacctctctgtgctttacaatgcttccctatgctttaccagacctctctgtgctttacaatgcttccctatgctttaccagacctctctgtgctttacaatgcttccctatgctttaccagacctctctgtgctttacaatgcttccctatgctttaccacacctctctgtgctttacaatgcttccctatgctttaccacacctctctgtgctttacaatgcttccctatgctttaccagacctctctgctttacaatgcttccctatgctttaccagagtAATACTAAGTATTGCTGATGTATTGATCAGGTATTGATCAGGTATTGGTTTGGTATTGGGTATTTCTCCCCTGACGCTGATACATGGTGTAAAATgaggacattgagaaagacttggAGTCGACATGTTTAGAATTGCAGAGCGTCTTTCAGTGTTACTGTTGGTTTTGGTATCAGTTTACTGTCCTGGGTAATATCTGAGTGGATTGTGTGTGACTAATTAATGATATTAATTCATTtcttattctgtgtgtgtgtgtgtgtctctctcccctcccccctctctcctctctcctcgctcctctctctctctctctctccccctctctctctctctctctctctctctctctctctctccctctctcctctctctctctctctctctctctctctctccccccctctctctctctctctctccctctctctctctctctctctcctctctctctctctcccctctctttctctctctctctctcctctctcctctccctctctctctcctcgctcctctctctctctctctctctctctctctctctctccctctctcctctctctctctctgcctctctctctccctctcccctctctcctctctcctctctctctctgtctctcagggtTGTGGAGCAGGAGGGAGGTTCACAGGAAGGAGAGATGGAGAGAACGCAGACCAAATACATCAACCGAGGGGAAGAGGATGAGATGGTGAGAGAGACGTcttctcattattattgtaataataattattattattaatatgattcaATGCTCTTCTCTGTCCccaccctctctcccctccccctcccctctctctctctcctctcccccctctccctctcccctcccctctctctcctcccctcccctctctctcctccccccctcccctctctctcctcccctctccctctccccctccctccctccccttcctGTAGGAGGTGTGGGGGTTCCTGCCCTGCCGCTGCAGGCTCCTGCTCCTCCTCTTGGGGGTGCTGTGCTCAGGGGGGTTCCTGCTGCTGGTTCTGTTCTGGGTGCCGGAGTGGAGCGTGCGCTGGACCTGCCGGCCGGTACCGCTGAGCCAGGCCCGGGTTCTACTGCTCAGAACCACGGTGAGTAGAGTCGTGTGTAAATATACAgccgtctgtctgtctccctgtctgtctgtctgtctgtctgtctgtctgtctgtctctctctctctctctctctctctctgtctgtctctctgtagctCTGGACAAAAGTGTGGTTCTGGTCAGCGAGCgctggtgtccagtgtggttctGGTCAGCGAGCGCTGGTGTCCGGTGTGGTTCTGGTCAGCGAGCtctggtgtccagtgtggttctGGTCAGCGAGCGCTGGTGTCCGGTGTGGTTCTggtcagtgtgttttgttttgcaggatGAGTTCGGGTCCTGGTTTCGGGTTCAGGTTCACACTCTGCTGGCCCCTGGCAGTGACCCCTGGGGACCCCGCAGAAAGGGGCGGAGCCTGCTGGAGAGGTTGAGGGGGAGGGGCCAGAGGGCAGGGACTGCGAGGAGGGGCTACTGCCCAAGACACGCCCACCTCAGAActgtgaggtgagagagagcgagtgtgggtgtgtgagtgtgtgtgtctcagtgcgtcctgtctgtctgtctgtctgtctgtctgtctgtctgtctgtgtgagtcaGAAAAGTCCCCACAAGGTTAGAAAAcgtgttatttttaaacaaatatttc
The Acipenser ruthenus unplaced genomic scaffold, fAciRut3.2 maternal haplotype, whole genome shotgun sequence genome window above contains:
- the LOC131732517 gene encoding polyamine-transporting ATPase 13A3-like; the encoded protein is MERTQTKYINRGEEDEMEVWGFLPCRCRLLLLLLGVLCSGGFLLLVLFWVPEWSVRWTCRPVPLSQARVLLLRTTDEFGSWFRVQVHTLLAPGSDPWGPRRKGRSLLERLRGRGQRAGTARRGYCPRHAHLRTV